The genomic DNA ACAGGCAAGCTTCGCGAGGAGAGAGGAACTGACGACTATGACAACCACACCAGTATCAGTATCACACTACTCTTCGCAACACGACACTTCAAGGTTACATGCATTTCCAGGGCGACTGGGTTGCGAGCGGCAGTAGATGGTCCACGAACTGAGAACAGAGATGTGGTACCAAGAAAGACGACACCTTTTGATGCTTTCTTCGCACCAGACTATCTTCCATCCCTATCAAGCGACCTCTGTCACAAGTTTGTCCCTGTATGCCACAACACTTCTCCCATGCCCAGCACCCCGCATGGCTATATTGTGTCGGTCGATTTGCACACTTTCTGAGACGACCTCCGCCGTTGGCTCGTCTCGCCAGATTTCGACTCTGGCCCAAGTCCCTTGTCTAGCAGCCATCGCAGCCACTCTTTGTGCTTGCGTCAGATCCGCGACCTCGAAGAGAATTACTTTTGCTTCAATCTGTTCCGCTATGGCAAGCAGTTTCGGGTAGAATAGATCGCCGATGTCGTTGTCTGTCATCAATTTCGTGTTTTGTGGTGCGGGCACTAGAGCCTGGACTGGTTCATACTGCCTGACTGATCGCGCGGTGGTGGTCACGAAAGACCTGGGAGATATGTACGGTGGGTTGCAGGTCAGGATATCGAATGTCGGTGGCGAGCTGTCGCTGAGGCGGGCTAGTGCTTGAGCGAGTGGTAGAGGTCCATCATATCTGTCATCTGGGGGCATATCTTGGTCGTCTTTGAGGATATCGGCCTGAACAAAGCCGATGTGTTGCAGAGATTTGGTTCGTGGTAAGCCTGAGCTGTACTGCTTCCCTTGTCTCGCAATTTGATGTATCAGGTTTTCTCTCGCGAGGCTCAGAGCATCACTGGAAATGTCTACGCCTACCATTTCGAGCTGCTTGGAGTTATTTTGCTCATGGGAGTAGAACTCATGGTGGAATAAGAGTGGGATGCAGCCACTGCCTGTGCAGAGGTCAAGTACTCGAAGAGGCTTTTTCTCTGCGGCGATCGACCCCCATTCAGTCGAGACAATATGTGCGAGGTGTGATGTAGATGCTGCTGTCTCCGGTCTACATGTTCCTGAATTAGAGAATGATCGCTATCTACATACTCCTTTATGCTATCACACCTTGGTATCAAAACACCTGGCCGGCATCTGATCTCTAGTTCTCCAAAGTACTCGGACCCTAACACATATTGCAGAGGCTCGCCACGAGCACGGCGATCGATAAACTCGGTCAGCAGACTCGGCTGTCTGCTGTGCCCGATTTGTTGTGATACCGCCACTGCGTGTTGTTTGAGCCATCTGAGTTCATTGCGAGCCCCTTGGAGATCTCTGCAGACCGGTAGAAGCGCCAGCAAAGCCTTGTTGGTATTCCGCGCTTGCCAGATGTCTCGTGGGTGAATGCGTGGCATTGACGGATGCCTGCATGTAAGGCTGCGAGTGAAGGGATGGTTTGTTGTTGCGCTTGTCACTTGCTAGTCAATTTGCCCTGATGGCTCCACTCCACGCGTAGACCCTGCCTGATGCCTGCGCCCCACCACCTGCACCTTtcgccttcatcatcgctCTTCATACCACCGTTACTGCTCATCGCACAACAACATCCTCACAACAACACCGCCTGCGCGAGCGACCATCCAGCACGTCGATCGAAATCATCGCAAAGCCACTGCGAATTGCGCTCGCCGATCCTCTTTGCCCATCGATACTCGTGCGATCTCCGCGCGAGCTGATCGGCCGTCATGAAGCTCACGTTCAAGGAtctgaagcagcagaagttCACCATCGAGGCTGAGCCGAGCGACTCCATCGGCTCTGTCAAGGAGAAGATTAGTGCAGAGAAAGGATGGGATCCATCAACGCAAAAGCTCATCTACTCGGGCAAGATCCTGCAGGACGATAATACCATCGAGTCTTACAAGATCGAAGAGAAGGGATTTATCGTCTGCATGACATCCAAGGTGTGTCAAACTTCGTACATAAAAGTCAACAATGTCCATGCTGACACCAATTAGCCAAAAGCAGCTCCTTCAAAAGCAGCAGAACCTGCAACTCCTGCGAAGCCAGCAGCTGGCACGCCCGCTCCGCCAGCGGCTCCCGCGCAGTCCGCACCCTCTGCTACCTCGCAACCGCCGGCCACGCCATCGCCCGCACCAGCAtccaccgccgcctcggCCGACGAGCGCTCTTTCAATGACCCATCCGCACTCGCCATGGGCGAGCAGCGCACGGCAGCTATCGCTGGGATGGAGGCCATGGGTTTCCCGCGTGACCAAATCGATGCCGCGATGCGCGCCGCTTTCTTCAACCCCGATCGTGCGGTCGAGTACTTATTGAACGGTATTCCCGAGAGTGCACGACAAGAGCAGCGTCCAGCAGCCGCATCGCCACAGCCGGCGCAAACACAAGGGCAACAGCCAGCAGTCACGACGGGTACCGAAGGCGGTCAACAAGGTTCTGACGAGCCAGTCAATCTCTTCGAGGCTGCGGCACAagctggcggaggaggccgaGGTGCCGCTGGTGCTGGGCGAGGTGCTGCTCTCGGCGGTGGGCAGGGTGCGCAGGGCGGGCAAACAGAATCGTCTGCGCTTGACTTCCTGCGCAACAATCCACAGTTCCAGCAGCTGCGCCAGGttgtacagcagcagcctcaaATGCTTGAGCCCATCTTACAGCAAGTCGCTGCCGGCAACCCTCAACTTGCGCAGATCATCACGCAGCACCCCGAGCAGTTCatgcagcttcttgcagaAGATGCCGGCGACGATGTGGCTCTTCCGCCTGGTGCACAGGAAATTAGCGTAACTGTGGAAGAGCGGGAGGCCATCGAGCGCGTAAGTGAACCCTTTCTCCCTTCGAAATCTTGATAAATACTGACTCGTCTACCAGCTCTGTCGCCTTGGTTTCGAGCGGGACTTGGTCGTTCAGGCTTACTTCGCATGCGACAAGAATGAAGAGCTGGCCGCCAATTTCTTGTTCGATCAGCCTGATGAGCCTGATGAGCCAGGCGCCTGATCGCTCACGTGCATTAAAAGTGAGCGAACTACTGAGCGACGGATTCTCTACATAAGATCTCACGTCATTGGCGCGAGCATGGGTCACGATTGACAATGAAGCGTTTGCATATTACTCCAGTCACAGCTAGGCTGCGTAGACTTGTGAAGGTCGACGGGTACGAGAGCTAGCCGCTTTCAGAACTGTACATAGCTTTGCTGAGAGTAGTCCACGAAACTGAGTAACATCAACAATCCGTGAAGTGTCTCAGCGCAATCGATGTCTCTGCTTGTCATGCCAAGAGTCGTGGCGTAGCGCCAGGAGGAGGAGTGACTTCCGCGCGACGAGATTTCCCATACATTACAGGTATTTTTGCAGACTTCTAGAAGTGCACATCTTTGACGTTACCTGCCGCAGGTCATCTTTCGTTGGTCAGAGTGCAGtctctgcttcttgcatTGTTTTGGAGTTGGCCGTGTTCACGGCTTTTCCGAGCACCCAATCACCGTCGGCGTCGCTAAAGTAGTCCAGTATCAGACGGCTGGGTGTCAACCAGGACAAGCACCACATAATAACACAGCCCTTTTGATCGACTCGTCACGCCGCTCCAGTGTGCTGTCGTCGAACGATGGCAACGGCTTCTACTCGGGTCTCATTTTGATCGTTGCGGATGCGACGGCACGAATcgagtcgccttcttccggaTACCCCCATCCACGAGAAACAACTCTTTgccaacaacgacgacgagccGGCACATCTGCACGTCGCCTCGATAATTGCACCACAAAGGTACGTTTGAAACTCTCTCACACTGTACGTCACGTCTGCACGCGGTTTTTCGATCAGTGTGTACTGGCGTGGCGGCCTTGACTTTCGCGGAACATCCGCATCAGCATCAAATCACGAGGCAAGCGAAAAAAGAACACTGCATTGTTCCAGCGCCCACGGCGCCTTAATCATCATGGGGTCGTTCAATCTGCTCGTATACTATCCGAAGATCGACTTGTGATCGATATTGCAGATGGAAAGAAAACTGTGCTGCGAAATCGTTCCCTcagatcgagaagcttgGTCGCGACCTCAATAACTCATCGCACGACTTACAATACTCTGCATTTATGCACGAAAAGCTGACGACAGACAGGTCAACTAGACATGAGTCCAAGAACGCAAGATGCCTTGGGCCGGAAAGCTGGTCGCTTCGATCCATCAGAGCCCTTGCACATGACCACGAGGCATGCTGCAAAGAAAGGGCGCCCAAATGGAACGCCTTCCATCAACGGCTCAGCCGAAGATAACGACAGTCGCCGAGAATCTCTAGACGGCGTACGCCCTACGACTGCACAGAGTCTTGGCAGTCAATCTTCGCCCAAAGGAAGGCGCATCTCTGGCGAGTCGGCCAACAGTACTTCAGACGTCAATATGTCCTTCAGCTCCCATAGATCTGCGAACAAGAAGGTTTCTAGAGATTTCTCCGATCACTCGGAATCTCCCATCCAGCAAACTGGTCCGCAGACTTCCCAGTCGCCAAGCAGGAAACGGAAACGCACATATTCTACTCCTTCTATTCCACATGAAGCAGCAACAATCGCCAAGCCTGCGATCTTATTGCACGGAACGGACGAAGATCTGAACACTTACAAAGACGTGCTCGTGGTGGCGCCGCAAGAAGACCAAATGTCCGATCAAGAATCCGCAGGTAGCTCTAGCGGGCAAGATGCCGTCGGCTATTTGGCAGCGACACAGTCCACAGAGATCACGCCTGCCGCGACACCTCTTGATTCAGAGCCGGTGTCCCCTGTATCCGAGGAGACAAATCCGACCCCGAGGTACCCGGGCAAGCATTTAGACAGTATCATGCTTGATGCTGGAAACCctgccgaggaagaggacatgGACGAAatggatgaagacgatgtggCGAACGTTGGAGAGGACGGAGACGATCtagcagatgcagaagatgatgatgaccttCCGACGACCGGTCCTCGACGTCGGATGACAGGGAGACGACGAGCAGATCATCACGAGATCGACATTGAGGCTACCATGCGACGGCAGGCGCAGCTCAAGTCTGCATACCGAGCCATAGCCCGTGCACTGAAACCTCTGTTAGCAGAGATCGCATCCAAGACGGTAGATGAACTGGAGGCTAATCCGGCGTTACATCAAGAAGTGAACGAGTACGAAGGCACAGAGGAGTATGAAGGGGTCAGGAAGCTCCTGGACGAGGCACTCGAACACCGCAAACGGCAACTCGACGCACAACTTGAGTACAACCGTAAACAAATATGGCAAAGGTTGCAGGGAGAGAGACACGCATGCAGCAAGACCCTTGAGTATGAGGTTGAGAATATGCGACAGAAACGCGTGGACGAAGGAGAGTACGAGCTACTGCAAATTGCGCGATACGTGCAGCTTGAGCAGAACCGAGAGCAGGAGGTTaccgatgacgaagatggggATGTACTGCCCAGGCCTCAGCAGACAGGATACCGATTTGCAAGGACTGGTCCGCTCGACCCACGACACGAATCGAGAAGTCGGCTTGCGCTCGATACGGAGAAAGCAATCGCGGACATGCAACAACGTTTCGAAATGCATAAGATGCTACAAGACGCCATGCAGAACGAGGATTCTCAAGACACCGGAAGCTTCACCGTGATGGACAGCActgctcgagaagctgctcTTGCTAAGCGTGAGAGCATTCGAAACACCAACATTCTCGCAGACGCTGCCACCGAGGTCGATCGAATCTCGAACATTCCAGTCATTCCGAATGAAGAGGCTGTTGGTCTGCAGCTATTGGGTGACCTTGCCTCAAGACCGTCCGTGAGAGCAGCTGTCCCACATCCTGCAACCCCACGTCGACTGGACCAACCATTTGTGCCATTGCATGAGCAAAATCACATGCCACCACCAAGTGCTGTGCTAGGACCGCCGCCATTTGCGTTGCGCCATCAGCCGCCTCCGCAAATGTCTCCTGGCACGGTACAATTCATCGAACGTTCCATACCATACTCGCCTCGAAGATTTGCTAGTATGGATGGGCACTCCGAGAGGCCTCCATGGGAACCTTCACTCATGTCACCAACGTCGAGCAGCGAGAACCGTCTGAGTACGTTCCCTGCACTGGCTTCGCTACTGCAGTCTCCAAGCCTTAATCTGCCTGGAAGACGAGATTCAGTCCCACGTCAACATCACAGACACGCTCCTCACGAGTTCCAGCACCAACGCCATTCCTCTCATGATATGGCACAACACCAAATATTGACTCCTCGTGGATCCATTGGCGGCCTGCTGTCAGATCTAGATCGATCGGAGCCTTCTCTGCCTGGCGCACAAGGCAGGGAGGACGCTTCGTGGGACAAATACCACCGACCAATGAGCAGAGACGTCGAAGCACGGCCATTTCCGCGTATCGAACGCGCAGTTCATGAGTTTTCGAGAGCTGGTCCCCTGAGTATCGAACGTCTTGCACCGCCGCAGGAGGCAGAGCGGGTCGAGGAGACAAGGATCGAGACCCCTGCACACGAGATCGAGGCAAGACGAGTGAAGCGTGACGAGGTGTCCGAACCGAGACCAGAAGACGAAGTCGGTATCGAAGCTGACGCTGAGACGGAgctgaaagaagaagaagaagtacaagGCGTCAAGTCCGCGTCTCCTGTGCTGGGTCGACAACCTGCCCTACGTGACAGATCCTCGGAACAACCCAGCAGCGAAGGAGCAATAGATCCGAGACTGCTGAAAGATGATGAGTCGAGAATGTCCAGGGCCTCTCGGGCATTGAGTGAAGATACTCAGCTCCGGAAGCCGCGATCAAGGGCGTCATCCCTAGGCCAATCAACGACGACTGATGTCAGCGGAAGTCAAGACGGTGATCGTGGTCTGCGTCGACAGACCAAAGACGGGCCTCTCCATCATGGCAAGACCAGCAAAGCGGAACGTAATGGCCTGTCGAGGAGAGCCCACAAAGAAACAAAACGAACGCAAAACAAGCGTGCAAGTAATACTATGCGAGCTGGGACCGAAGGCGGAAGTAAGATGTTTCGTTTCCGCCTCAACACGATGGAAAGCACTAAGACCAACCCTTTCTCTTCTCGGGCACCGACTGGCACACCTCACACATCTCAGCATACTGCGGAAACTCCATATGCGCCACTACCTTCATACGTTCAGCAGCCACCATCCTCGGGGTTCTCAGCACCATACGGGCCCAATCCGCCCCCTCAATATCAACCCGAGCCTTACTACCATCGTAATAGCTTGCCGGGTGCGGGCCCGCCTCCTCAGGGTCCCTGGTCACATCCCCATTACGGCCCAGGCTATCCCAACACACAAGTTCCACCGCCCTTAGGACCTCGGCCAGACAATTGGCCGGCTGGAGCCCCGCCTCCTCCTACTCCGTCGCAGGCCAGTGCACCACCCAACCCGCCACCATTTGGCTCGCAATATGGTGGACCTGCGATTGCACCTGCCACATCTGATTCACGCTATCCTTTTGGTACGGGCCCTCCCGGTGGCAATCACTTACCTGCTTTCGCTCAACAACAGAG from Cercospora beticola chromosome 3, complete sequence includes the following:
- a CDS encoding uncharacterized protein (BUSCO:EOG09264CST); amino-acid sequence: MKLTFKDLKQQKFTIEAEPSDSIGSVKEKISAEKGWDPSTQKLIYSGKILQDDNTIESYKIEEKGFIVCMTSKPKAAPSKAAEPATPAKPAAGTPAPPAAPAQSAPSATSQPPATPSPAPASTAASADERSFNDPSALAMGEQRTAAIAGMEAMGFPRDQIDAAMRAAFFNPDRAVEYLLNGIPESARQEQRPAAASPQPAQTQGQQPAVTTGTEGGQQGSDEPVNLFEAAAQAGGGGRGAAGAGRGAALGGGQGAQGGQTESSALDFLRNNPQFQQLRQVVQQQPQMLEPILQQVAAGNPQLAQIITQHPEQFMQLLAEDAGDDVALPPGAQEISVTVEEREAIERLCRLGFERDLVVQAYFACDKNEELAANFLFDQPDEPDEPGA